One window of the Dendropsophus ebraccatus isolate aDenEbr1 chromosome 12, aDenEbr1.pat, whole genome shotgun sequence genome contains the following:
- the LOC138769510 gene encoding nicotinamide N-methyltransferase-like, giving the protein MDPQSMSHYHVHDTDPTLFMENFFSTSSDRKIYEELVGYPIKVLTRLFSSGAIKGQHMIEVSVGPAFYHLIPICEYFEEISVLEFSNVFVKELEAWKNKKEEAFDWLHSSQFVSHLAGDCKKWKEKEEMLRRKIKRILKCDLSKENVTDPVVLPEADCLLCLLVINNISEDHDSLRSNVRKLSSSLKQGGRLLMFGAYNASHYTVADQKFHLLSFDEPTLRETLEDAGFVIQAHETLKSQIQNDILHYEYLWFVMANKQ; this is encoded by the exons ATGGATCCTCAGTCAATGAGCCATTACCATGTACATGACACCGATCCCACCTTATTCATGGAGAACTTCTTCTCTACCTCTTCTGACAGGAAGATTTATGAAGAACTTGTGGGATATCCGATTAAGGTTCTCACTCGACTCTTCAGCTCAG GTGCCATTAAAGGGCAGCACATGATTGAGGTATCAGTGGGTCCTGCCTTCTACCACTTGATACCAATCTGCGAATATTTCGAAGAGATCTCTGTCTTGGAGTTCAGTAATGTTTTTGTCAAAGAGCTGGAGGCATGGAAGAATAAGAAAGAAGAGGCATTCGACTGGCTTCATTCATCCCAGTTTGTGTCTCACCTGGCAGGCGACTG CAAAAAATGGAAAGAGAAGGAAGAGATGTTAAGAAGAAAAATTAAACGCATCCTGAAATGCGATTTGAGCAAAGAAAATGTTACGGATCCAGTCGTCCTGCCGGAGGCGGATTGTCTGCTCTGCCTTTTAGTGATAAATAACATCAGCGAGGATCATGATTCTCTTCGCAGCAACGTCAGGAAGTTATCATCTTCACTAAAGCAGGGCGGTCGTCTTTTAATGTTTGGCGCATACAATGCATCTCATTATACTGTTGCGGACCAGAAATTCCACCTATTGAGCTTTGATGAGCCAACTTTAAGGGAGACTCTGGAAGATGCGGGGTTTGTAATCCAGGCTCATGAGACATTGAAAAGTCAAATCCAGAATGATATTCTCCATTATGAGTATCTGTGGTTTGTCATGGCAAATAAACAGTGA